A stretch of the Actinopolymorpha sp. NPDC004070 genome encodes the following:
- a CDS encoding metallophosphoesterase — MRPADLAESSLGFARRQSVRWLAPRELWRAAAKVVISEMFGAYADKRELQGTFDRPLLSCQPDADELWLDFVADLGDGFDATYTIAWLLAHDKLDVAPAGERGNGNGNGGTLTLPRSALLLMGGDEVYPTASTREYEDRTKGPYRAALPEPAGPGEDAPMLVALPGNHDWYDGLTSFLRVFCQGRATGGWQTSQPRSYFAVRLPQRWWLVGVDIQLEGYVDEPQLRFFAEQVRPLLRPGDGVVVATGKPSWVDTATDPDAFATLDYLQRQLLGDSGAQVRLWVSGDSHHYVRYAERDGSRQMVTCGLGGAYLSATHDLPEALEVPPERSRAREKSEPLTMVRADSAYPDQQTSRRLGRQVWDIPWRNSGLAGLAAVLQGGLLVVLVAALALTTRRSPVAALRAGDVGDVLGLGLRIGLVVAAAVVVDVAFALVRRRRPVATRPLTTLAAAEVVLALVVLAGLAAVPLPGGVAGLVAAVAAFAAAVSIAGIAGVELFAAWLYAYRDLPVARGWIFSGRGIEDHKGFLRMHIGRDGTLTVHPVVVDRVCRSWKATPDAEPSAAWIAPAGEPPVPRLAEPPFRVPRQSPREERR, encoded by the coding sequence ATGAGGCCCGCCGACCTCGCCGAGTCCTCGCTCGGGTTCGCCAGGAGGCAGTCCGTGCGATGGCTGGCTCCGCGTGAGCTGTGGCGCGCGGCGGCCAAGGTGGTCATCTCGGAGATGTTCGGTGCGTACGCCGACAAGCGCGAGTTGCAGGGCACCTTCGACCGCCCGTTGCTGTCGTGTCAGCCGGACGCGGACGAGCTGTGGCTGGACTTCGTCGCCGACCTCGGCGACGGTTTCGACGCGACGTACACGATCGCCTGGCTGCTCGCCCACGACAAGCTCGACGTCGCCCCCGCCGGCGAACGCGGCAACGGGAACGGCAACGGCGGCACACTGACCCTGCCACGTTCGGCACTCCTGCTGATGGGTGGGGACGAGGTGTACCCGACGGCGTCCACCCGCGAGTACGAGGACCGTACGAAGGGCCCCTACCGCGCGGCACTGCCCGAGCCCGCCGGCCCCGGCGAGGATGCCCCGATGCTGGTGGCCCTGCCCGGCAACCACGACTGGTACGACGGCCTGACCTCGTTCCTGCGGGTGTTCTGCCAAGGTCGGGCGACCGGCGGCTGGCAGACCAGCCAGCCGCGGTCGTACTTCGCCGTCCGGCTTCCGCAACGGTGGTGGCTCGTCGGCGTCGACATCCAGCTCGAGGGGTACGTCGACGAGCCGCAGTTGCGGTTCTTCGCCGAACAGGTCCGGCCGCTGCTCCGGCCCGGTGACGGCGTCGTCGTGGCCACCGGCAAGCCGAGCTGGGTGGACACCGCCACCGACCCGGACGCGTTCGCCACTCTCGACTACCTGCAGCGCCAACTGCTCGGGGACTCCGGTGCACAGGTCCGGCTGTGGGTGTCCGGCGACAGCCACCACTACGTGCGGTACGCCGAACGCGACGGGTCCCGGCAGATGGTCACGTGCGGGCTGGGTGGCGCGTACCTGTCGGCGACCCACGACCTGCCGGAGGCGCTGGAGGTTCCGCCGGAGCGATCCAGGGCGCGGGAGAAGTCCGAGCCCCTGACCATGGTGAGGGCGGACTCGGCGTACCCGGACCAGCAGACCTCCCGCCGTCTGGGCAGGCAGGTGTGGGACATCCCGTGGCGCAACAGCGGCCTGGCCGGGCTCGCCGCCGTCCTGCAGGGCGGGCTGCTCGTGGTGCTGGTCGCCGCCCTGGCCCTGACGACGCGCCGCTCGCCGGTGGCGGCTCTGCGTGCCGGCGACGTCGGCGACGTGCTGGGTCTCGGCCTGCGGATCGGGCTGGTCGTCGCGGCCGCGGTGGTGGTCGACGTGGCGTTCGCTCTGGTGCGCAGGCGCCGTCCGGTCGCCACCAGACCGCTGACGACGCTCGCCGCGGCGGAGGTCGTCCTCGCGCTGGTCGTGCTCGCCGGGCTCGCGGCGGTCCCGTTGCCCGGAGGGGTGGCGGGCCTGGTCGCCGCGGTGGCGGCCTTCGCCGCGGCCGTGTCGATCGCCGGGATCGCCGGCGTCGAACTGTTCGCCGCCTGGCTGTACGCCTACCGGGACCTGCCCGTCGCCCGTGGGTGGATCTTCTCCGGCCGGGGCATCGAGGACCACAAGGGGTTCCTGCGGATGCACATCGGTCGTGACGGCACGCTCACCGTGCACCCGGTGGTCGTCGACCGGGTCTGCCGCTCATGGAAGGCGACCCCCGACGCCGAGCCCAGCGCCGCCTGGATCGCCCCGGCCGGCGAGCCGCCCGTTCCCCGGCTCGCCGAGCCGCCGTTCCGGGTCCCTCGGCAAAGTCCGCGGGAGGAACGCCGATGA
- a CDS encoding sugar phosphate isomerase/epimerase family protein, with protein MKFGFSSYSFHQRLSTGEMTLFDVIDWIADSEGEHLELASIYSGPDSPVPNTDSDPAFVDKIVEHAANRGVTLSNMAIGASFIGDEAQNAAEVERVKAHVDLIERLGIKLMRHDVVAHAGIQGDDTPAFEDALPKIVKAAKEIAQYAATKGVTTSLENHGFFVQSSDRVRRIIHAVDEPNFKTTLDIGNFLCVDEDPTVAVPSNLPYAMIVHFKDFYVRPAGRNPGEGWFRSRGGKYLRGAIVGNGDLDTWSVAKSIKESGYDGFASIEFEGHEDCLIGCSRGIANAKRIYAEA; from the coding sequence ATGAAGTTCGGATTCAGCTCCTACAGCTTCCACCAGCGGCTCAGCACGGGGGAGATGACCCTCTTCGACGTCATCGACTGGATCGCCGACAGCGAAGGCGAACACCTCGAGCTGGCCTCGATCTACTCCGGGCCGGACAGCCCGGTCCCCAACACCGACTCCGACCCCGCGTTCGTCGACAAGATCGTCGAACACGCGGCCAACCGCGGCGTCACGCTGTCCAACATGGCGATCGGCGCGAGCTTCATCGGTGACGAGGCCCAGAACGCCGCCGAGGTCGAGCGGGTCAAGGCCCACGTCGATCTCATCGAACGGCTGGGCATCAAGCTGATGCGCCACGACGTCGTCGCGCACGCCGGAATCCAGGGCGACGACACGCCGGCGTTCGAGGACGCGCTGCCGAAGATCGTCAAGGCGGCAAAGGAAATCGCGCAGTACGCCGCGACCAAGGGTGTCACCACCAGCCTGGAGAACCACGGCTTCTTCGTCCAGAGCAGCGACCGCGTACGCCGGATCATCCACGCCGTCGACGAGCCCAACTTCAAGACTACGTTGGACATCGGGAACTTCCTCTGTGTCGACGAGGACCCCACGGTCGCGGTCCCGTCCAACCTGCCGTACGCCATGATCGTCCACTTCAAGGACTTCTACGTCCGGCCGGCCGGCCGCAACCCCGGTGAGGGCTGGTTCCGCAGCAGGGGCGGCAAGTACCTCCGCGGCGCGATCGTCGGCAACGGCGACCTGGACACCTGGAGCGTCGCGAAGTCGATCAAGGAGTCCGGCTACGACGGCTTCGCCTCGATCGAGTTCGAGGGCCACGAGGACTGCCTGATCGGCTGCAGCCGGGGCATCGCCAACGCCAAGCGCATCTACGCCGAGGCCTGA
- the cysS gene encoding cysteine--tRNA ligase, producing the protein MTIPALQLYDTRRRAVRPFEPSEPGRVGMYTCGPTVYSPQHLGNMRSQLVPDLLRRVLLASGLAVTYVTNITDVGHLTSDADEGDDKVEAAALRASTSVEEITGRWTGQWATDRRRLGCLEPDLVPRASEHIGDQIAMVATLVERGLTYVIEDGVYFDVSAFPGYAEFAGIALDDLAATGRVRHLADKRHPADFALWKFSPGEGKRLQEWDSPWGVGFPGWHIECSAMAGRYLGEKIDIHTGGVDHIRVHHTNEIAQSECALDVHPWVSYWVHSEFLDLAGEKMSKSRGHVLVVDTLTERGIDPVAFRYFTFQAHYRQQQAFTFDAVAAAGTALRRLTHHAVAAREAVGGEDVRPSGGRAAELGTAFWAALCDDLNSPRALSIASTVTRDPELTAAERWALLADFDRALGFDLATASDPEDAWDVSADPAVAARLAERQAARAARDFAAADTIRDELAASGIEITDTPDGPRARRSST; encoded by the coding sequence GTGACGATCCCGGCACTCCAGCTGTACGACACCCGACGTCGCGCGGTGCGGCCGTTCGAGCCGTCCGAACCAGGCCGGGTGGGGATGTACACCTGCGGCCCGACCGTCTACAGCCCGCAGCACCTCGGCAACATGCGCAGCCAGCTCGTCCCCGACCTGCTGCGACGGGTGCTGCTCGCGTCGGGCCTGGCGGTCACGTACGTCACCAACATCACCGACGTCGGCCACCTGACCAGCGACGCCGACGAGGGAGACGACAAGGTCGAGGCGGCGGCCCTCCGGGCGAGCACGTCCGTGGAGGAGATCACCGGGCGCTGGACCGGCCAGTGGGCCACCGACCGGCGCCGCCTCGGCTGCCTCGAACCCGACCTCGTACCCCGGGCCAGTGAGCACATCGGCGACCAGATCGCCATGGTGGCGACCCTCGTGGAGCGCGGGCTCACCTACGTGATCGAGGACGGGGTGTACTTCGACGTGTCGGCGTTTCCCGGGTACGCAGAGTTCGCGGGCATCGCCCTGGACGACCTGGCCGCCACCGGGCGGGTCAGGCACCTTGCCGACAAGCGGCATCCGGCGGACTTCGCCCTCTGGAAGTTCAGTCCGGGTGAGGGCAAACGCCTGCAGGAGTGGGATTCCCCGTGGGGCGTCGGATTTCCCGGCTGGCACATCGAGTGCTCTGCGATGGCCGGCCGCTACCTCGGCGAGAAGATCGACATTCACACCGGAGGCGTCGACCACATCCGGGTGCACCACACCAACGAGATCGCCCAGAGCGAGTGCGCGCTCGACGTACATCCCTGGGTGTCGTACTGGGTGCACAGCGAGTTCCTCGACCTGGCCGGGGAGAAGATGTCAAAGAGCAGGGGACACGTGCTGGTCGTGGACACGCTGACCGAACGCGGGATCGACCCAGTGGCCTTCCGGTACTTCACCTTCCAGGCGCACTACCGCCAGCAGCAGGCGTTCACCTTCGACGCCGTGGCGGCCGCGGGCACCGCGCTACGGCGGCTTACCCACCACGCGGTGGCGGCGCGCGAAGCGGTGGGCGGAGAGGACGTCCGCCCTTCCGGTGGACGAGCCGCAGAGCTTGGTACGGCGTTCTGGGCGGCCCTGTGCGACGACCTCAACTCACCGCGCGCGTTGTCGATCGCGTCGACGGTCACCCGGGACCCCGAACTCACCGCCGCCGAACGCTGGGCACTGCTCGCCGACTTCGACCGGGCGCTGGGATTCGACCTGGCCACGGCGTCGGATCCCGAAGATGCCTGGGACGTCTCCGCCGACCCCGCGGTGGCGGCACGCCTGGCCGAGCGGCAGGCGGCCCGGGCGGCCCGAGACTTCGCGGCCGCGGACACGATCCGCGACGAACTTGCCGCGTCGGGCATCGAGATCACCGACACCCCCGACGGCCCCAGGGCCCGGCGCAGCTCGACGTAG
- a CDS encoding GMC family oxidoreductase, with the protein MARTRSEHVDAVVVGSGFGGSVSAFRLAEAGLRVVVLERGKAYPPGSFPRSPADFSRAFWDPSEGLQGMFDVWTFRGIEAVVSAGLGGGSLIYANVLLRKDERWFVHESPIPGGGYESWPVTRADLDPHYDRVEQMLRPQRFPLDTRGYDGTGKTLAMRRAATRLDLDWQLPPLAVSFAPEQGQAPVVGAPIPTPEYGNLHGLPRRTCRLCGECDIGCNDGAKNTLDHTFLSAAQHHGADLRTRCEVRGLSPRAEGGYEVRYVVHEPDREGRRTRTNRLPLHTITCDKLVLAAGTFGTTYLLLRNRAAFPELSGALGTRFSGNGDLLTFVKHAREGGRPERLEGSRGPVITSAIRVPDTVDGGAGRGYYVEDAGYPGFADWLVETTRADRSLGRTIRFGLRRLQARLGHSPKTGISAEVAALLGAGDTSAATLPLIGMGRDVPDGRLFLHRGYLESTWTLATSEEYFTRMRDTMRSIADAAGGGFADNPLWWGKRVVTVHPVGGAPMADHPGEGVCDASGQVFGYPGMAVADGSLMPGPVGPNPSFTIAALADRACDRLLSADVSRGVGVPGPAPRVPRVPRVPAQRGATADVTDLTSLSFTEEMKGFVALGVTDPGQGAQIGRARGDRLMFRLTITADDVQRFVTDAAHEGRAEGWVDCDLLGGRLPVSRGVFNLFTSDGDRTHREMRYRLCFTDGGGNPVTLVGRKEVHDDAGPDLWPDTTTLYVRLLSGHVDAADDGRADVLGAAVITIAPLDFLHQLTTFRTRGPDGPRALASFGRLFLGELWSVYGPRTQADGQAVAQEGAAKEAAAQEAAAKEASEERR; encoded by the coding sequence ATGGCCAGGACCAGGTCCGAGCACGTCGACGCGGTGGTGGTCGGGTCGGGATTCGGTGGCTCGGTCTCTGCCTTCAGGCTCGCCGAGGCGGGACTGCGGGTCGTAGTACTCGAACGCGGCAAGGCGTATCCTCCCGGCTCGTTCCCGCGTTCTCCGGCCGACTTCTCCCGTGCCTTCTGGGACCCCAGTGAGGGACTGCAGGGGATGTTCGACGTGTGGACGTTCCGGGGCATCGAGGCGGTGGTGTCCGCGGGCCTCGGGGGCGGCTCGCTCATCTACGCGAACGTCCTGCTCCGCAAGGACGAACGGTGGTTCGTGCACGAGTCCCCGATTCCCGGGGGCGGCTACGAGTCGTGGCCGGTCACCCGCGCCGACCTCGACCCGCACTACGACCGGGTGGAGCAGATGCTCCGGCCGCAGCGGTTCCCGCTCGACACCCGCGGTTACGACGGCACGGGGAAGACGCTGGCCATGCGCCGCGCCGCGACGCGCCTCGACCTCGACTGGCAGTTGCCGCCGCTGGCGGTGTCCTTCGCGCCCGAACAAGGTCAGGCGCCAGTGGTGGGCGCGCCGATTCCCACCCCTGAGTACGGCAACCTGCACGGTCTGCCCCGGCGCACCTGCCGGCTCTGCGGGGAATGCGACATCGGCTGCAACGACGGCGCGAAGAACACCCTCGACCACACCTTCCTGTCGGCCGCGCAGCATCACGGCGCCGACCTCCGCACCCGGTGCGAGGTGCGCGGCCTGTCCCCACGTGCGGAGGGAGGGTACGAGGTCCGGTACGTCGTGCACGAGCCGGACCGGGAAGGGCGGCGCACGCGTACCAACAGGCTGCCGTTGCACACCATCACCTGCGACAAACTCGTCCTCGCCGCCGGGACGTTCGGCACGACCTACCTGCTGCTGCGCAACCGCGCGGCGTTCCCCGAGCTGAGCGGCGCGCTCGGCACGCGGTTCTCCGGCAACGGCGATCTGCTCACGTTCGTCAAGCACGCGCGCGAAGGCGGTCGCCCGGAGCGCCTGGAAGGCAGTCGCGGCCCGGTCATCACCAGCGCCATCCGCGTGCCGGACACGGTGGACGGCGGCGCCGGCCGCGGCTACTACGTGGAGGACGCCGGCTATCCCGGCTTCGCCGACTGGCTGGTCGAGACCACCCGGGCGGATCGTTCGCTGGGACGGACGATCCGGTTCGGGCTCCGCCGGCTGCAGGCGAGGCTGGGACACTCACCGAAGACCGGGATCAGCGCCGAGGTTGCCGCGCTGCTCGGGGCCGGTGACACCTCCGCGGCGACGCTGCCGCTGATCGGCATGGGCCGGGACGTGCCGGACGGGCGGCTGTTCCTGCACCGCGGCTACCTGGAGTCGACGTGGACCCTCGCCACGTCCGAGGAGTACTTCACCCGCATGCGGGACACCATGCGCTCGATCGCCGACGCAGCGGGCGGAGGCTTCGCCGACAACCCGCTGTGGTGGGGGAAGCGCGTCGTCACCGTGCATCCCGTCGGAGGGGCGCCGATGGCCGACCACCCCGGCGAGGGCGTGTGCGACGCGAGCGGCCAGGTGTTCGGATACCCGGGAATGGCCGTCGCGGACGGCTCGCTGATGCCCGGGCCCGTCGGGCCCAACCCGTCCTTCACGATCGCCGCTCTCGCCGACCGTGCCTGTGACCGGCTGCTGTCCGCGGACGTCTCACGCGGCGTCGGCGTTCCGGGCCCGGCGCCGCGGGTGCCGCGGGTGCCGCGGGTGCCCGCACAACGAGGTGCCACCGCTGACGTCACCGACCTCACCTCGCTGTCGTTCACCGAGGAGATGAAGGGTTTCGTCGCGCTCGGTGTCACCGATCCCGGGCAGGGCGCGCAGATCGGTCGCGCCCGCGGCGACCGGCTGATGTTCCGCCTCACGATCACCGCGGACGACGTACAGCGGTTCGTCACCGATGCCGCCCACGAGGGCCGCGCGGAGGGCTGGGTCGACTGCGACCTGCTCGGCGGAAGACTCCCGGTGAGCCGGGGTGTGTTCAACCTGTTCACCAGCGACGGTGACCGCACCCACCGGGAGATGCGGTATCGGCTGTGCTTCACCGACGGCGGTGGCAACCCGGTGACCCTCGTCGGGCGCAAGGAGGTGCACGACGACGCCGGACCCGATCTGTGGCCGGACACGACCACGTTGTACGTCCGGCTGCTCAGCGGTCACGTCGACGCGGCCGATGACGGTCGGGCCGACGTGCTCGGCGCCGCGGTCATCACCATCGCGCCGCTGGACTTCCTGCACCAGCTCACGACGTTCCGCACCCGCGGGCCGGACGGGCCGAGGGCTCTGGCGTCGTTCGGCCGGTTGTTCCTCGGTGAGCTGTGGTCGGTGTACGGGCCGAGGACGCAGGCCGACGGACAGGCCGTCGCGCAGGAAGGTGCCGCGAAGGAAGCCGCTGCACAGGAAGCCGCCGCGAAGGAAGCGTCGGAGGAGCGGCGATGA
- a CDS encoding NAD(P)-dependent oxidoreductase has product MRILVTGAGSNIGKGIVARLREAGHSLVLSDLVPLPDLPQFADVPFVQCDIQAGFGLEGAAQGCDLLLHLPAWHGIHSRVKTEADFWRLNVDGTFWALQAARSAGISRLVFLSSQSWHDHYGKYGFTKQVGEELCEYHRRNHGLRYVAIRPHDFTPWGDDYLNRYGARLLYGGVDREDVLGYVEAAVEHLGPELPGGADPEGLVVDAVRPNVYSEEQVREWEDDPLAACDRVFPGSGDLVKRYGIDVRRRPSVVAGGEEGAGAAIGYTPTRHFGTFLEELRALDAAGGPDAVRALTCPY; this is encoded by the coding sequence ATGCGGATTCTGGTGACGGGCGCGGGCAGCAACATCGGGAAGGGCATCGTGGCGAGACTGCGCGAGGCCGGGCACAGCCTCGTGCTGTCCGACCTCGTACCCCTTCCTGACCTGCCGCAGTTCGCCGACGTGCCGTTCGTGCAGTGCGACATCCAGGCCGGGTTCGGGCTCGAAGGAGCCGCACAGGGCTGCGATCTGCTGCTCCACCTGCCGGCCTGGCACGGCATCCACTCCCGGGTGAAGACCGAGGCCGACTTCTGGCGGCTGAACGTCGACGGCACCTTCTGGGCGCTGCAGGCCGCGCGTTCGGCCGGCATCAGCAGGCTGGTCTTCCTGTCCTCGCAGTCCTGGCACGACCACTACGGCAAGTACGGCTTCACCAAGCAGGTCGGTGAGGAGCTGTGCGAGTACCACCGGCGCAACCACGGCTTGCGCTACGTCGCGATCCGTCCCCACGACTTCACGCCCTGGGGTGACGACTACCTCAACCGCTACGGCGCGCGTCTGCTGTACGGCGGCGTCGACCGGGAGGACGTGCTCGGATACGTCGAGGCGGCGGTCGAGCACCTGGGACCGGAACTGCCCGGCGGTGCGGATCCTGAAGGCCTGGTGGTGGACGCCGTACGGCCGAATGTCTATTCCGAGGAACAGGTGCGGGAGTGGGAGGACGACCCGCTCGCCGCCTGCGACCGGGTGTTCCCGGGCTCGGGTGATCTCGTGAAGCGGTACGGGATCGACGTACGCCGCCGTCCCTCGGTGGTGGCCGGTGGTGAGGAAGGAGCCGGTGCCGCGATCGGCTACACACCGACTCGCCACTTCGGAACGTTCCTGGAGGAGTTGCGGGCGCTGGACGCCGCCGGCGGACCGGACGCGGTCCGCGCCCTCACCTGTCCCTACTGA
- a CDS encoding ROK family protein, with product MRRANAAACLAALRDQQRPLTIAELAAATRLARPTVDAVVGDLLRTGPVRPAQPQRGSGAGRPARAYAFTAGAGRVAGIDIGSGGVRVRIADLAGEIVGRAEAEVPAGTDASGRLRIVRSSVRQAVRASGADLADLRAAGIGVPGILDRDGRITQSLAVPDWIGVDPASRLSASWDCPVLVENDIKLAALAEQRLRAAPAGGAEPEPGTEPAPGASRDDDLIFLQIGHRISTALIMNGAILQGRHRLAGELGSLRGMRWTESSRRGRLQWRTGRTGEQVFARARDGDRRAAAEISEFCAEIAPKIAIIALTVDPALIVIGGGLSRAGDDLLAPLTEAVHHMLMTDEKPVITTSLLKSSGTLCGALGSTFETHSTQILGVPRVPTRWHRWPGTFDGPPLDQAPPDPVPPDVLVSDRSMSHAPAAPKAPAVPTALTRSTRRMSR from the coding sequence GTGCGCCGGGCCAACGCGGCGGCGTGTCTGGCGGCGCTGCGTGACCAGCAGCGCCCGCTGACCATCGCCGAACTCGCGGCCGCGACCCGGCTCGCCCGGCCGACCGTCGACGCGGTCGTCGGTGACCTCCTCCGGACCGGACCGGTGCGCCCGGCCCAGCCGCAGCGCGGCTCGGGAGCCGGCCGGCCCGCGCGGGCGTACGCGTTCACCGCCGGCGCCGGACGGGTCGCCGGAATCGACATCGGCAGCGGCGGCGTCCGGGTCCGGATCGCCGATCTGGCCGGCGAGATCGTGGGCCGGGCGGAGGCGGAGGTGCCGGCCGGGACCGACGCCTCGGGCCGGCTCCGGATCGTTCGGAGCAGCGTTCGGCAGGCGGTCCGCGCCTCGGGGGCGGACCTCGCCGACCTGCGTGCCGCCGGCATCGGCGTACCCGGAATCCTCGACCGCGACGGCCGGATCACCCAGAGCCTGGCGGTGCCGGACTGGATCGGCGTCGACCCGGCGAGCCGCCTCTCGGCGTCCTGGGACTGCCCGGTGCTGGTCGAGAACGACATCAAGCTGGCCGCCCTGGCAGAGCAGCGACTCCGGGCCGCGCCCGCCGGTGGCGCGGAGCCGGAGCCGGGCACCGAGCCCGCACCCGGCGCCAGCCGTGACGACGACCTGATCTTCCTGCAGATCGGCCACCGCATCTCGACGGCGCTGATCATGAACGGCGCGATCCTGCAGGGCCGGCACCGGTTGGCCGGCGAGCTGGGAAGCCTGCGCGGAATGCGCTGGACCGAGTCCTCCCGGCGCGGCCGGCTGCAGTGGCGTACGGGGCGTACGGGCGAGCAGGTGTTCGCCAGGGCGCGGGACGGCGACCGGCGGGCCGCGGCGGAGATCAGCGAGTTCTGCGCCGAGATCGCGCCGAAGATCGCCATCATCGCGCTGACCGTCGACCCGGCGCTGATCGTCATCGGCGGTGGCCTGTCGCGGGCCGGCGACGACCTGCTCGCTCCGCTGACCGAGGCCGTCCACCACATGCTGATGACCGACGAGAAGCCGGTGATCACCACCTCGCTGCTGAAGTCCAGCGGAACCCTCTGCGGCGCCCTCGGCTCCACCTTCGAGACCCACTCGACGCAGATCCTCGGAGTTCCCCGCGTGCCGACCCGTTGGCATCGCTGGCCGGGAACCTTCGACGGCCCGCCGCTCGACCAAGCTCCTCCCGACCCGGTCCCGCCCGACGTACTCGTATCCGACCGAAGCATGTCCCACGCACCAGCAGCGCCAAAAGCACCGGCCGTACCAACAGCACTCACCCGATCGACGAGAAGGATGTCCAGATGA
- a CDS encoding acetoacetate decarboxylase family protein produces the protein MNGSVLSPALDLVRGPVRGRVNRSLLRAAGLALRLVPSPVPRRQRREAGRHALVDGVPFVMPVDSRGTPSMMAAFSIDGRAAAAKLPGDELHPVRLANGRGVLLVTVLSYQHTDIGRYIEYSLGIMCTHGTRQAPRLLPGLLRGQFGTGLYILDLPVSTEISVKGGKGIWGMPKHRAPLSFEVTDSRVAAQYDSDGLLAARVEIDRPSWGPLPLQAAAVAYAPFRGMLMRSTIYFAGDAFVAVAPRATGRLVLGDAPVIRPLHDLGIGEFPLFTAFLPAVSGVLDDHVESWFLTSKHRVRERPEGLESVVDLGLSEEWPPAPVARV, from the coding sequence ATGAACGGTTCTGTGCTCAGCCCTGCGCTCGACCTGGTGCGCGGCCCTGTTCGCGGCCGTGTCAACCGCTCGTTGCTTCGCGCCGCCGGTCTGGCGCTCCGGCTCGTGCCCTCGCCCGTGCCGCGCCGCCAGCGGCGCGAGGCCGGACGGCACGCCCTTGTCGACGGCGTGCCCTTCGTGATGCCCGTCGACTCCCGGGGCACCCCGTCCATGATGGCCGCGTTCAGCATCGACGGCCGCGCCGCGGCGGCGAAGCTGCCCGGGGACGAGCTCCACCCGGTGCGGCTGGCCAACGGCCGCGGCGTGCTCCTCGTCACGGTTCTCAGCTACCAGCACACCGACATCGGTCGCTACATCGAGTACTCCCTCGGCATCATGTGCACGCACGGCACCCGCCAGGCGCCGCGGCTGCTGCCGGGGCTGCTGCGCGGACAGTTCGGCACCGGGCTCTACATCCTCGATCTGCCGGTGTCCACCGAGATCTCGGTCAAGGGCGGGAAGGGCATCTGGGGCATGCCGAAGCACCGGGCGCCGCTGAGCTTCGAGGTCACCGACTCGAGGGTCGCCGCGCAGTACGACAGCGACGGGCTGCTCGCCGCGCGCGTGGAGATCGACCGGCCGTCGTGGGGGCCGCTTCCACTTCAAGCGGCAGCCGTCGCCTACGCGCCGTTCCGGGGCATGCTGATGCGGTCCACCATCTACTTCGCCGGCGACGCCTTCGTCGCGGTGGCACCGCGCGCGACCGGCCGCCTCGTGCTGGGGGACGCGCCGGTGATCCGGCCGCTGCACGACCTCGGCATCGGCGAGTTTCCCCTGTTCACGGCGTTCCTGCCCGCGGTCAGCGGGGTGCTCGACGACCACGTGGAGTCGTGGTTCCTCACCTCGAAGCATCGGGTGCGCGAGCGCCCCGAGGGGCTGGAGAGCGTCGTCGACCTCGGGCTGTCGGAGGAGTGGCCGCCGGCGCCGGTGGCGAGGGTCTGA
- a CDS encoding alpha/beta fold hydrolase — MTATVAPAAPGSTDAAGRHHTTIHPFRALDGVPLTLVHVETGEGTGRTARRGPVLVVHGSGVRAELFRPPLERTFVDALLSAGWDVWLLNWRASIDLPPLSWTLDDAAAHDHPAAVREVCRLTGRDRMKAVVHCQGSTSFTISAVSGLVPEVDTVVSNAVSLHPVIPEWSRFKIQFVAPVVSRFVSHVSPAWGDRPVGPFAHVVRDLVRATHRECRNTVCRMVSFVYGAGFPALWSHRNLDETTHQWIRGEFGDVPLTFFAQMRRSVNAGHLVPVRQLPGLPASYVAEAPRTDARFVFVAGEDNRCFLPASQRRSYDFFAGHRPGKDALHILPGYGHLDVFIGQNAARDTYPLILEELAR; from the coding sequence ATGACCGCCACCGTGGCCCCGGCTGCCCCCGGCTCGACCGATGCCGCCGGGCGCCACCACACCACGATCCACCCGTTCCGGGCGCTCGACGGCGTGCCCCTGACCCTCGTGCACGTGGAGACAGGGGAGGGTACGGGACGCACGGCGCGGCGGGGACCGGTGCTGGTCGTGCACGGCTCGGGGGTGCGTGCGGAGCTGTTCCGCCCGCCGCTGGAACGCACGTTCGTCGACGCACTTCTGTCCGCGGGGTGGGACGTGTGGCTGCTCAACTGGCGTGCCTCCATCGACCTTCCGCCACTCTCCTGGACGCTGGACGACGCTGCCGCCCACGACCATCCGGCCGCGGTGCGGGAGGTGTGCCGGCTCACCGGGCGGGACCGGATGAAGGCCGTCGTCCACTGCCAGGGCTCGACGTCGTTCACGATCTCCGCGGTGTCGGGCCTGGTGCCCGAGGTCGACACGGTCGTCTCCAACGCGGTCTCCCTGCACCCGGTGATCCCGGAGTGGTCCCGCTTCAAGATCCAGTTTGTGGCGCCGGTCGTCTCGCGGTTCGTGAGCCACGTGTCGCCTGCCTGGGGTGACCGTCCCGTGGGCCCGTTCGCACACGTGGTGCGTGATCTCGTACGTGCCACCCACCGGGAGTGCCGCAACACCGTGTGCCGGATGGTTTCCTTCGTGTACGGCGCGGGCTTCCCCGCCCTCTGGTCCCACCGGAACCTCGACGAGACGACCCACCAGTGGATCCGCGGGGAGTTCGGAGACGTGCCGCTCACCTTCTTCGCCCAGATGCGCCGGTCGGTGAACGCCGGCCACCTCGTACCCGTGCGGCAACTGCCGGGCCTGCCGGCTTCGTACGTGGCCGAGGCGCCCAGGACGGACGCGCGCTTCGTGTTCGTCGCGGGGGAGGACAACCGCTGCTTCCTGCCCGCGAGCCAGCGCCGCTCCTACGACTTCTTCGCCGGGCACCGTCCCGGCAAGGACGCTCTGCACATCCTGCCCGGCTACGGGCACCTGGACGTGTTCATCGGTCAGAACGCGGCCCGGGACACCTACCCACTCATCCTCGAGGAGCTGGCCCGATGA